The Gemmatimonadota bacterium genome window below encodes:
- a CDS encoding FAD binding domain-containing protein codes for MLRLTPYRWLRPGSAAEAAALLAEAPAETMAIAGGTDLVPNMKHRLFTPARLVALRSLPELRGIRVENGWLSIGAGESLTAVAAHADVRRHAPALAEAAAHVAGPQLRNMGTLGGNVCLDTRCTYYNQTFFWRQALGFCLKKDGDVCHVTKVGKKCVAAHSADTPPVLMTLGAELDFVGARGGRTSSIDDFFVADGIQNQRRAPDEILTRIRIPIDPARRSAYAKLRQRNAIDFPLLTVAVSARFEESGAVESLDGVMTALGSRPRRLTGWEAAAGQRLDADLIEHLAERAHAQCHPLENLIVDPEWRRAMVPVQVRRALERLAS; via the coding sequence GTGCTTCGGCTGACGCCGTACCGCTGGCTTCGGCCTGGCTCTGCGGCCGAGGCGGCCGCGCTGCTGGCGGAGGCCCCCGCCGAAACCATGGCGATCGCCGGCGGGACGGACCTCGTCCCCAACATGAAGCACCGGTTGTTCACACCGGCGCGGCTGGTGGCTCTGCGGAGTCTGCCGGAGCTCCGTGGAATCCGTGTGGAAAACGGGTGGCTGTCGATCGGCGCGGGTGAGTCGCTCACCGCGGTGGCCGCCCACGCGGACGTCCGCCGTCACGCCCCTGCCCTGGCCGAGGCGGCCGCCCACGTGGCGGGCCCCCAGCTCCGCAACATGGGCACCCTGGGCGGGAACGTCTGCCTGGACACCCGCTGCACCTACTACAACCAGACCTTCTTCTGGCGGCAGGCCCTGGGCTTCTGTCTCAAGAAGGACGGAGACGTCTGCCACGTCACCAAGGTCGGGAAGAAGTGCGTGGCTGCCCACTCGGCCGACACCCCGCCCGTCCTGATGACCCTGGGCGCGGAGCTCGACTTCGTGGGGGCGAGGGGCGGCCGCACGTCGTCGATCGACGACTTCTTCGTGGCCGACGGCATCCAGAATCAACGGCGGGCCCCCGACGAGATCCTCACCCGGATCCGCATCCCCATCGACCCGGCCCGCCGCAGCGCCTACGCGAAGCTCCGTCAACGGAACGCCATCGACTTCCCGCTGCTGACCGTGGCCGTGTCCGCCCGCTTCGAGGAGAGCGGGGCCGTCGAATCCCTGGACGGTGTGATGACCGCGCTCGGGAGCCGGCCCCGGCGCCTGACCGGATGGGAGGCGGCCGCCGGGCAGCGCCTGGACGCCGACCTGATCGAGCACCTGGCCGAGCGGGCCCACGCCCAGTGCCACCCGCTCGAGAACCTCATCGTGGACCCCGAGTGGCGGCGCGCGATGGTCCCCGTCCAGGTCCGCCGGGCGCTCGAGCGTCTGGCCTCGTGA
- the pncA gene encoding bifunctional nicotinamidase/pyrazinamidase has translation MIPQPRPGSALLLVDLQVDFCPGGALAVRDGDAVVAVANGLLPRFPLVVATQDWHPPGHESFASAHPGRSPGDVIPLHGLDQVLWPDHCVQGSPGAELHPDLETGSIEAIVRKGTDPAIDSYSAFFDNARRKRTGLTGYLKDRGVTDLWVMGLATDYCVRASALDAMEQGFRTWLIAEGCRAVELSPGDGARAVQEMREAGVEVVSGGG, from the coding sequence GTGATCCCGCAGCCGCGGCCGGGGTCGGCGCTGCTCCTGGTGGACCTGCAGGTGGACTTCTGTCCCGGTGGGGCCCTGGCGGTGCGGGACGGCGATGCGGTGGTGGCCGTGGCCAACGGTCTGCTGCCGCGCTTCCCGCTGGTCGTGGCCACCCAGGACTGGCACCCGCCGGGTCACGAGAGCTTCGCGTCCGCCCACCCGGGGCGCTCCCCAGGGGACGTCATCCCGCTCCACGGCCTGGACCAGGTGCTCTGGCCGGACCACTGCGTCCAGGGCAGCCCGGGGGCCGAGCTGCACCCGGACCTGGAGACGGGCTCCATCGAGGCGATCGTCCGCAAAGGCACCGATCCCGCCATCGACTCCTACTCCGCCTTCTTCGACAACGCCCGCCGCAAGCGCACCGGCCTGACCGGCTACCTCAAGGACCGCGGCGTCACCGACCTGTGGGTCATGGGGCTGGCCACCGACTACTGTGTCCGGGCCAGCGCCCTGGATGCGATGGAGCAGGGCTTCCGCACCTGGCTGATCGCGGAGGGGTGCCGGGCAGTGGAGCTCTCACCTGGCGACGGGGCGCGGGCGGTGCAGGAGATGCGCGAAGCCGGCGTGGAGGTGGTGAGCGGGGGAGGGTAG
- a CDS encoding Ig-like domain-containing protein translates to MAALLRLLGGCDTGDTPSEPLDGVVEVPVELRLSVESVLLEYFGQRAEVTVEVLDARGEPVSTPVSWRSFDERVVRLDAPGVLVAVGSGRTEVTARAGSIADTLFVAVEQASDSLIVAPTVVRISALGDTARLEAYVLDRGGAEVADARVEWSSADSAVAVDSTGLVRALAPGEADVRAVSGDLVAVARVTVEQRAAALDVSQSVVSLDALGAVVAVEATVVDALGVPIDAARVSWRSLQSGVADVSSLGVIRARSNGTTTVIASFEELEDSIQVTVSQVVSALVLQPAVDTLLTLGSTRQFSTRATDRLGSEVHNRTTTWTVEPAGIVSVSSSGLVTALSDGSAVLRATVESLSAVADVVVHTGPLPPPTAGDLIYSLGGVQRITPDGRGSVSIYYEPPSAIRIAQWSPDGSKVSFVRRDEPLFRSFVINTDGTGLVEILPNLPRVLREHGWSPDSRSLAVWLYPFDLWVVGADGQGARLIHSNTNTAGPYTPRWSPTGEWIVFRGDIQGARGLVLIRPDGSDAHLVASGSNDIDVDWSPDGRRLAFRCDSFDICVINVDGTGRRKLIETPFGEEQPRWSPDGTRLAVRASRSTGWDILIVDAETGQEMVLLDSRWDASDPTWSADGTWIAWDTRLNIMAAPSDGSRAPFHFPLSGAYPDWKR, encoded by the coding sequence GTGGCAGCCCTGCTGCGCCTGCTGGGGGGATGCGACACGGGCGACACGCCATCTGAACCGCTTGATGGGGTCGTAGAAGTGCCCGTTGAGCTCCGGCTGTCCGTTGAGTCGGTACTGCTGGAATACTTCGGGCAGCGCGCGGAAGTCACTGTCGAAGTCCTCGACGCCCGCGGTGAGCCGGTATCGACGCCCGTGAGTTGGAGGAGCTTCGATGAGAGGGTCGTCCGACTCGACGCGCCCGGTGTCCTCGTCGCCGTTGGAAGCGGACGCACAGAGGTCACCGCAAGAGCGGGTTCGATCGCTGACACCCTCTTCGTCGCGGTGGAGCAGGCGTCGGACTCCCTGATCGTCGCTCCGACTGTGGTACGGATCTCCGCTTTGGGCGATACGGCACGCCTCGAAGCATACGTACTGGACCGTGGCGGAGCGGAGGTGGCCGATGCACGCGTGGAGTGGTCATCGGCCGATTCCGCCGTCGCTGTCGACTCCACCGGACTGGTACGCGCGCTCGCACCCGGAGAAGCGGACGTGCGTGCTGTCTCTGGCGACCTGGTCGCTGTGGCACGAGTGACGGTCGAGCAGCGCGCCGCTGCACTCGACGTCAGTCAGAGCGTCGTGTCGTTGGATGCGCTCGGTGCCGTCGTCGCGGTCGAGGCGACGGTTGTGGACGCCTTGGGTGTGCCGATCGATGCTGCGCGCGTCTCATGGCGGTCGCTGCAATCCGGAGTAGCCGACGTGAGCTCGCTCGGCGTCATCCGTGCCCGGAGCAATGGAACGACCACGGTGATCGCGTCGTTCGAGGAGCTCGAGGACTCGATCCAGGTAACGGTGTCCCAGGTCGTCTCGGCTCTGGTGCTTCAACCGGCCGTGGACACATTGCTGACGCTCGGTTCTACTCGGCAGTTCTCGACCCGCGCGACCGACCGGCTCGGCAGCGAGGTTCACAATCGCACCACCACGTGGACGGTGGAGCCTGCAGGGATCGTATCTGTATCCTCTTCAGGTCTCGTGACGGCGCTGTCCGATGGGTCAGCGGTGCTACGTGCGACGGTCGAATCTCTCTCGGCGGTAGCCGATGTCGTGGTTCATACGGGGCCGCTGCCGCCACCCACCGCTGGCGATCTGATCTACTCGTTGGGCGGAGTCCAACGGATCACGCCGGACGGGCGGGGATCCGTGTCCATCTACTATGAACCACCCTCTGCCATCCGGATCGCCCAGTGGTCCCCCGATGGATCCAAGGTGTCGTTTGTACGGCGGGACGAGCCGTTGTTCCGGAGCTTCGTGATCAATACGGACGGGACGGGGCTGGTGGAGATCCTTCCCAATCTGCCTCGGGTGCTGAGGGAGCACGGGTGGTCCCCGGACTCGCGCTCGCTGGCGGTGTGGCTGTATCCGTTCGACCTGTGGGTGGTCGGCGCCGACGGCCAAGGCGCGCGGTTGATCCACTCGAACACCAATACCGCTGGACCGTACACGCCGCGCTGGTCGCCGACCGGCGAGTGGATCGTCTTCAGGGGGGACATCCAGGGCGCTCGGGGATTGGTGCTCATCCGCCCTGACGGCTCCGATGCCCACCTCGTCGCGTCGGGGTCGAACGACATCGATGTGGATTGGTCGCCGGACGGTCGAAGGCTGGCGTTCCGATGCGACTCGTTCGACATCTGTGTCATCAACGTCGATGGCACCGGGAGAAGGAAGCTCATCGAGACCCCGTTCGGCGAGGAGCAGCCGCGTTGGTCCCCGGACGGGACCCGACTGGCCGTGCGAGCCAGTCGAAGCACCGGGTGGGACATCCTGATCGTGGATGCCGAGACCGGGCAGGAGATGGTGCTCCTCGATTCCCGGTGGGACGCCTCCGATCCCACCTGGTCGGCGGACGGCACGTGGATCGCGTGGGATACGCGCCTGAACATCATGGCAGCGCCGTCCGACGGATCTCGCGCCCCGTTCCACTTTCCACTGTCGGGGGCGTACCCGGATTGGAAGCGGTAG
- a CDS encoding alpha/beta hydrolase — protein MRRLLLLLLLLATPRLAAQTSVPTPPLTRDSVVARLADLHRIHTPEGIEVLEPVEVNGSTQWISIRGLNRANPILLFVHGGPASPMLGSTWAYQKPWEDFFTVVNWDQRGIGKNYSAADTARLGPTMTRQQHVRDAEVVVRHVLERLGQDKLILMGYSWGTAFTPQLVQERPELFHAWVGVGVVASGGGEAALYARVLELARKANDSTALRELEAMAPYPGPGPMNVERALAVRRWVRRYDGGWYGKPDFDLLFSLNEWGDAYTAEELSLLSEGSRWGTRRITGSGAMGGAAQAGDDFPVPVVFLMGRYDLHTPYESARARFERIRAPSKRFVAFERSSHVVMMEEPGRFLLTLVNEVLPLAGGAAEFEPRPDPVPRR, from the coding sequence ATGCGACGCCTCCTCCTGCTGCTCCTCCTTCTGGCGACGCCCCGCCTCGCGGCGCAGACCTCCGTCCCCACTCCGCCCCTCACGCGGGACTCTGTCGTGGCGCGGCTGGCGGACCTGCACCGCATCCACACGCCGGAGGGCATCGAGGTCCTGGAGCCGGTGGAGGTCAACGGGTCCACCCAGTGGATCTCCATCCGCGGCCTCAATCGAGCCAACCCCATCCTGCTCTTCGTCCACGGCGGCCCGGCCTCCCCGATGCTCGGCAGCACGTGGGCGTACCAGAAGCCGTGGGAGGACTTCTTCACCGTGGTCAACTGGGACCAACGGGGGATCGGGAAGAACTACTCGGCCGCGGATACCGCCCGGCTCGGGCCGACCATGACCCGGCAGCAGCACGTGCGGGACGCCGAGGTCGTGGTGCGCCACGTCCTGGAGCGGCTCGGTCAGGACAAGCTCATCCTGATGGGATACTCGTGGGGGACGGCGTTCACCCCGCAACTGGTGCAGGAGCGGCCGGAGCTCTTCCACGCCTGGGTGGGCGTCGGCGTGGTCGCGTCCGGCGGAGGCGAGGCGGCGCTCTACGCCCGGGTCCTGGAGCTGGCCCGCAAGGCCAACGACTCAACGGCGCTGCGCGAGCTCGAAGCCATGGCACCCTACCCCGGTCCGGGCCCCATGAACGTGGAACGCGCGCTCGCGGTCCGGCGCTGGGTGCGCAGGTACGACGGCGGATGGTACGGCAAGCCGGACTTCGACCTGCTCTTCTCCCTGAACGAATGGGGGGACGCCTACACCGCGGAGGAGCTCTCCCTCCTGTCCGAAGGCTCGCGGTGGGGAACCCGGCGGATCACCGGGTCAGGGGCGATGGGCGGCGCCGCGCAGGCCGGCGACGACTTTCCGGTCCCGGTCGTCTTCCTGATGGGTCGCTACGACCTGCACACGCCGTACGAATCCGCGCGGGCGCGGTTCGAGAGGATCCGTGCGCCGAGCAAACGCTTCGTGGCGTTCGAGCGCTCCTCCCACGTGGTCATGATGGAGGAGCCGGGACGGTTCCTGCTCACCCTCGTCAACGAGGTGTTGCCGCTCGCGGGCGGCGCGGCGGAGTTCGAGCCCCGTCCGGATCCGGTGCCGCGGCGGTGA
- a CDS encoding Fic family protein, producing MLGQLEHAIHDESDLPPLVRVGLIHAQFETVHPYLDGNGRLGRLLITLLLREWGLLTRPLLYLSLYLKMHRQEYDQRLGAIRESGDWEDGSPSFSKVSRLLRRKRSTPRADPAIVTEKRERCFLEDAGVESPPLRGSARAPDPDP from the coding sequence GTGCTGGGCCAACTGGAGCACGCGATCCACGACGAGAGCGACCTCCCTCCTCTCGTCCGGGTGGGGCTCATCCACGCTCAGTTCGAGACCGTACATCCGTACCTGGACGGCAACGGCCGTCTGGGCCGTCTCCTGATCACGTTGTTGCTTCGGGAGTGGGGGCTGCTCACGCGGCCGCTGCTCTACCTGAGCCTCTACCTGAAGATGCACCGGCAGGAGTACGACCAGCGGCTGGGTGCGATCCGGGAGAGCGGCGACTGGGAGGATGGATCGCCTTCTTTCTCGAAGGTGTCGCGTTTGCTGCGGAGGAAGCGGTCGACGCCGCGCGCCGACCCTGCCATCGTCACGGAGAAGCGCGAGCGGTGCTTCCTCGAGGACGCCGGTGTTGAGTCTCCGCCTCTTCGAGGCTCTGCCCGAGCACCCGATCCTGACCCGTGA